From a region of the Mycobacterium sp. SMC-8 genome:
- a CDS encoding ATP-binding protein — translation MTEQFHLSRLQVINWGVFDGYHDIPFSRGGALIAGASGSGKSSLLDAISLGFLPFNRRNFNASGDNTAAGSSAGRRTVDKYVRGAWGQRSDGGTSRVMYLRGDGTAWSAVAVTYSSDSGRTVTGLVLKWLTGESRNDSSSRFVLGDGDLDIEDVCNRWAAARFDTGVFKTHGWRFTTKVESQYLAQLYATIGIRASDAAQQLLGKAKSLKSVGGLEQFVREFMLDEPESLARLPEALKQIDPLVEARELLAVAQKKRKILGDIEKIQQRYASESTDLGIIDLVDLPMVRAYTDHIRFAQCPAQIAQLDTTIEQLDNEYEDVTRSLNLAKAEADSLNAQISGSSASIGPLQSQVTAAETEAEQVSRRRGAYEDMLAAQQRDTPETADDFWNLREELLAEATELLAKVERNREASTDAEYAQKSARMARDEAAKELKRVEHVGSALPEFALLMREQICTAVGVDAGELPYIAELLDLRTDQTRWRTAVEKVLRGVGLRLMVPDQHWTTVLQFVNETNMRGRLQLHHVRAKFLGAEPVAPEPNTLAGKLFPVDPKHPCAAEAVDVVAAAGDHVCVDTPDVFARFRRAVTDTGLYKDSDRLAIKDDRRPLKQSEYLYQGDVSAKINALTVDLAAAEEAYQKARRTADDIAAQRQQWRDRAAACKAICEQFPQWSQIDTETADGHADRLREQYELLLADHPDIEALNARADECWTQIQKLMTRRGAIQTRRDDLDSRRTQLLELQERLQPAFVSEPLTELLNRYAAQLPVPLELLDPEPHRDALFGAIKKEREQLRESRRRSYDELARILNTFDTSFPDAIPNNSDNFEERVHDYVALCRHIDERELPEAYERMMRLVTEQAPDAILTLHRVAEQEARRISDQIARVNTGLGAVEFNRGTRLTLRATPRALTAVSELTEIVRAISRRIAEVGLGDKQAILDQYADILRLRNRLASTAPEDKAWTRDALDVRNRFTFDCAEWDVASEELIRTHSNAGDNSGGEQEKLMAFCLAGALSFNLAAPGHAGTDEANRPVFAQLMLDEAFSKSDPQFAQQALQAFRKFGFQLVIVATVQNATTIQPYIDSVVMVSKTEATGRNARPVATVATRTISEFGALRREMRATAKVPAPV, via the coding sequence TTGACTGAACAGTTCCATCTGTCCCGGCTTCAGGTCATCAACTGGGGTGTGTTCGACGGCTACCACGACATCCCGTTCAGCCGGGGCGGCGCGCTGATCGCCGGCGCCTCGGGCAGCGGCAAATCCTCACTGCTGGACGCCATCTCGCTGGGGTTCCTGCCGTTCAACCGGCGCAACTTCAACGCCTCCGGCGACAACACCGCCGCGGGTTCCAGCGCGGGCCGGCGCACCGTCGACAAGTACGTGCGCGGCGCGTGGGGGCAGCGCAGCGACGGCGGCACCAGCCGGGTGATGTACCTGCGCGGCGACGGCACCGCATGGTCAGCGGTGGCGGTCACCTACTCCAGCGACTCGGGCCGCACCGTGACCGGCCTGGTGCTCAAATGGCTGACGGGCGAGTCACGCAACGACTCGTCGAGCCGCTTCGTCCTCGGTGACGGTGACCTCGACATCGAGGACGTCTGCAACCGTTGGGCGGCAGCACGATTCGACACCGGCGTGTTCAAAACTCACGGCTGGCGGTTCACCACCAAGGTCGAGTCGCAGTACCTGGCTCAGCTGTACGCGACCATCGGCATCCGCGCCTCCGACGCCGCCCAGCAGCTGCTCGGCAAGGCGAAGTCACTGAAAAGCGTTGGTGGGCTGGAACAGTTCGTCCGCGAGTTCATGCTCGACGAACCCGAAAGCCTGGCCCGCCTGCCTGAGGCGCTCAAGCAGATCGACCCGCTGGTGGAGGCCCGCGAGCTGCTCGCGGTCGCACAGAAGAAGCGCAAGATCCTCGGCGACATCGAGAAGATCCAGCAGCGCTACGCGTCGGAGTCGACCGATCTGGGCATCATCGACCTGGTCGATCTGCCGATGGTGCGGGCCTACACCGACCACATCCGGTTCGCGCAGTGCCCGGCTCAGATCGCGCAGCTCGACACCACCATCGAGCAGCTCGACAACGAGTACGAGGACGTCACCCGGAGCCTGAATCTCGCCAAGGCCGAGGCGGATTCGCTCAATGCGCAGATCAGCGGATCCAGCGCGAGCATCGGTCCGCTGCAGTCGCAGGTGACCGCGGCCGAGACCGAGGCCGAGCAGGTGTCGCGTCGGCGCGGCGCCTACGAGGACATGCTGGCCGCGCAGCAGCGCGACACCCCGGAGACGGCCGACGACTTCTGGAATCTGCGCGAGGAGCTGCTGGCCGAGGCCACCGAGCTGCTCGCCAAAGTGGAGCGCAACCGGGAGGCATCCACCGACGCGGAGTACGCGCAGAAGTCGGCGCGGATGGCCCGCGACGAGGCCGCCAAGGAACTCAAGCGCGTCGAGCACGTCGGGTCGGCGCTGCCGGAGTTCGCGCTGTTGATGCGGGAGCAGATCTGCACCGCCGTCGGGGTCGACGCGGGCGAGCTGCCCTACATCGCCGAACTGTTGGATCTGCGCACGGACCAGACCCGGTGGCGCACCGCGGTCGAGAAGGTGCTGCGCGGAGTCGGTCTGCGGCTGATGGTGCCCGATCAGCACTGGACCACGGTGCTGCAGTTCGTCAACGAGACCAACATGCGGGGACGGCTGCAGCTGCACCATGTGCGGGCCAAGTTCCTCGGCGCCGAGCCGGTCGCTCCGGAGCCGAACACGTTGGCGGGCAAGCTTTTCCCGGTCGACCCGAAGCACCCCTGTGCGGCCGAGGCCGTCGACGTGGTCGCCGCCGCCGGCGACCACGTGTGCGTCGACACCCCGGATGTGTTCGCGCGTTTCCGCCGCGCGGTCACCGACACCGGCCTGTACAAGGACTCCGACCGGCTCGCGATCAAGGACGACCGCCGTCCGCTCAAACAGTCGGAATACCTGTACCAGGGGGACGTGTCGGCGAAGATCAACGCGCTGACGGTCGATCTGGCCGCGGCCGAGGAGGCTTACCAGAAGGCGCGGCGCACCGCCGACGACATCGCCGCCCAGCGGCAGCAGTGGCGCGACCGGGCCGCGGCGTGCAAGGCGATCTGCGAGCAGTTCCCGCAGTGGAGCCAGATCGACACCGAGACCGCCGACGGGCACGCCGACCGGTTGCGTGAGCAGTACGAGCTGCTGCTGGCCGACCATCCCGACATCGAGGCGCTCAACGCCCGCGCCGACGAATGCTGGACGCAGATCCAGAAATTGATGACGCGCCGCGGCGCGATCCAGACCCGCCGTGACGACCTCGACTCTCGGCGCACGCAGCTTCTGGAGCTGCAGGAGCGGCTGCAGCCCGCGTTCGTGTCGGAACCGTTGACGGAGCTGCTGAACCGCTACGCCGCCCAGCTGCCGGTGCCGTTGGAGCTGCTCGATCCCGAGCCGCACCGCGACGCGCTTTTCGGCGCGATCAAGAAGGAACGCGAACAGCTGCGGGAGAGCCGGCGTCGCTCCTACGACGAGTTGGCTCGCATCCTGAACACCTTCGACACGTCGTTCCCGGACGCCATCCCGAACAACTCGGACAATTTTGAGGAACGCGTGCACGACTACGTGGCACTGTGCCGGCACATCGACGAACGCGAGCTGCCCGAGGCCTATGAGCGGATGATGCGTCTGGTCACCGAGCAGGCCCCGGACGCGATCCTGACGCTGCACCGGGTGGCCGAGCAGGAAGCGCGCCGCATCAGCGACCAGATCGCCCGTGTGAACACCGGTTTGGGAGCGGTGGAGTTCAACCGCGGCACCCGGCTGACGCTGCGGGCCACCCCGCGGGCGTTGACGGCGGTGTCGGAGCTGACCGAGATCGTGCGGGCGATCTCGCGGCGCATCGCCGAGGTGGGGCTCGGCGACAAGCAGGCCATCCTGGACCAGTACGCCGACATCCTGCGGCTGCGCAACCGGCTGGCGTCGACGGCGCCGGAGGACAAGGCGTGGACCCGCGACGCGCTCGACGTGCGCAACCGGTTCACGTTCGACTGCGCCGAGTGGGATGTCGCCAGCGAGGAGCTGATCCGCACGCACTCCAACGCCGGTGACAACTCCGGCGGTGAGCAGGAGAAGCTGATGGCGTTCTGCCTGGCCGGTGCGCTGAGCTTCAACCTTGCGGCGCCCGGACACGCAGGAACAGACGAAGCCAACCGGCCGGTGTTCGCGCAGCTGATGCTCGACGAGGCGTTCTCCAAGTCGGATCCGCAGTTCGCCCAGCAGGCGCTGCAGGCGTTCCGCAAGTTCGGGTTCCAGCTGGTGATCGTCGCGACCGTGCAGAACGCGACGACGATCCAGCCCTACATCGACAGCGTGGTGATGGTGTCCAAGACCGAAGCCACGGGCCGCAATGCCCGACCCGTGGCGACGGTCGCGACGCGCACCATCTCGGAGTTCGGTGCGCTGCGCCGCGAGATGCGGGCCACCGCGAAGGTGCCCGCTCCAGTCTGA
- a CDS encoding DUF4194 domain-containing protein: MTTEHDTDFEAFSSLPQVDQTARPPHQRRPRFDGDASELPDRACWALQHLLTRRYISAETDSDIYAWVLEYRHQLSVRLSELDLILRVVDGTDVAFVEQARYESAKGIKLLRREPLGTYDSILALHLAQMMRAAGGQSVLISREEMHNLFSGVLNDTDRDAVTFAGRIDAAIARLAGLEILRKSRDDEDSYTISPVITAVMTGSVITELQQQFELLLGGGTPAEEDTNLD, from the coding sequence GTGACCACCGAACACGACACCGACTTCGAGGCGTTCTCCTCGCTGCCGCAGGTCGACCAGACCGCCCGTCCCCCGCACCAGCGCCGCCCGCGCTTCGACGGCGACGCCTCCGAGCTGCCCGACCGCGCCTGCTGGGCGTTGCAGCACCTGCTGACCCGCCGTTACATTAGCGCCGAGACCGACAGCGACATCTACGCCTGGGTGCTCGAGTACCGCCACCAGCTGTCGGTCCGGCTGTCCGAGCTCGACTTGATCCTGCGGGTGGTGGACGGTACCGACGTCGCGTTCGTCGAGCAGGCCCGCTACGAATCCGCCAAGGGCATCAAGCTTCTGCGCCGTGAACCGCTCGGCACCTACGACTCGATCCTGGCGCTGCACCTGGCGCAGATGATGCGTGCGGCGGGCGGGCAGAGCGTGCTGATCTCCCGCGAGGAGATGCACAATCTGTTCTCCGGCGTGCTCAACGACACCGACCGCGACGCGGTCACGTTCGCCGGCCGCATCGACGCCGCGATCGCGCGGCTCGCCGGCCTGGAGATCCTGCGTAAGAGCCGCGACGACGAGGACAGCTACACCATCTCCCCCGTCATCACAGCGGTGATGACGGGCAGCGTGATCACCGAGCTGCAGCAGCAGTTCGAGCTGCTGTTGGGCGGCGGCACCCCGGCCGAGGAGGACACCAACCTTGACTGA